The following proteins are encoded in a genomic region of Burkholderia pyrrocinia:
- a CDS encoding FMN-binding glutamate synthase family protein: MLSRRYLAMWCAVLLLVATAALASIHTLSWLWIVIPVALVALGVYDLKQDRHAILRNYPLWGHFRFLFEFIRPEIRQYFVEDDTDEKPFSRAQRSLVYQRAKNVADNRPYGTELNVKAVAHEWISHSLAPTKLPNHDFRIRVGANRALPYDISIFNISAMSFGSLSANAIRSLNLGAKKGGFAHDTGEGSLSKYHRENGGDIIWEIASGYFGCRNDDGTFNPDKFAKQAADPQVKLIEIKLSQGAKPGHGGVLPAAKITPEIAETRGVPMGKDCISPATHSEFSTPRGLLEFVERLRTLSGGKPTGFKLCVGHPWEFFGIAKAMVETGIVPDFIVVDGAEGGTGAAPLEFTDHVGVPLQEGLLLVHNTLVGIGVRDRVKLGASGKIITAFDVARTLAIGADWVNSARGFMFAVGCIQAQTCHTGRCPTGVATQDPVRQRALVVPDKADRVYNFHRNTLHALQELVQAAGLSHPSELRAHHIVQRIAPHEVRLMSQLLKYLKPGALLDGNHCGFTLYDKWWPIARSDSFTLGEAVYASIE; the protein is encoded by the coding sequence ATGCTTTCACGACGCTATCTGGCGATGTGGTGTGCTGTCCTGCTGCTCGTCGCGACGGCCGCGCTCGCGTCAATCCACACACTCTCCTGGCTGTGGATCGTCATCCCCGTCGCCCTGGTCGCGCTCGGCGTATACGACCTGAAGCAGGACCGTCACGCGATCCTGCGCAACTACCCGCTCTGGGGTCACTTCCGCTTCCTGTTCGAGTTCATCCGTCCCGAGATCCGCCAGTACTTCGTCGAGGACGACACCGACGAGAAACCGTTCTCGCGCGCGCAGCGCAGCCTCGTCTACCAGCGCGCGAAGAACGTCGCCGACAATCGCCCGTACGGCACCGAGCTGAACGTGAAGGCCGTCGCGCACGAATGGATCAGCCACTCGCTCGCGCCGACGAAGCTGCCGAACCACGATTTCCGCATCCGCGTCGGGGCGAATCGCGCGCTGCCGTACGACATTTCGATCTTCAACATCTCGGCGATGAGCTTCGGCTCGCTGTCCGCGAACGCGATCCGTTCGCTGAACCTCGGCGCAAAGAAAGGCGGTTTCGCGCACGACACCGGCGAAGGCTCGCTGTCGAAGTACCACCGCGAGAACGGCGGCGACATCATCTGGGAAATCGCGTCGGGCTACTTCGGCTGCCGCAACGACGACGGCACGTTCAACCCCGACAAGTTCGCGAAGCAGGCCGCCGATCCGCAGGTCAAGCTGATCGAGATCAAGCTGTCGCAGGGCGCGAAACCCGGCCACGGCGGCGTGCTGCCGGCCGCGAAGATCACGCCGGAGATCGCCGAGACGCGCGGCGTGCCGATGGGCAAGGACTGCATCTCGCCCGCGACGCACTCGGAATTCTCGACACCGCGCGGGCTGCTCGAATTCGTCGAACGGCTGCGCACGCTGTCGGGCGGCAAGCCGACCGGCTTCAAGCTGTGCGTCGGCCATCCTTGGGAATTCTTCGGGATCGCGAAGGCGATGGTCGAGACGGGCATCGTGCCGGACTTCATCGTCGTCGACGGCGCGGAAGGCGGCACCGGCGCGGCGCCGCTCGAATTCACCGATCATGTGGGCGTGCCGCTGCAGGAAGGGCTGCTGCTCGTGCACAACACGCTCGTCGGGATCGGCGTGCGCGATCGCGTGAAGCTCGGCGCAAGCGGCAAGATCATCACCGCGTTCGACGTCGCGCGCACGCTCGCGATCGGCGCGGACTGGGTGAACTCGGCGCGCGGCTTCATGTTCGCGGTCGGCTGCATCCAGGCGCAGACCTGCCACACGGGCCGCTGCCCGACCGGCGTCGCGACGCAGGACCCGGTACGCCAGCGCGCGCTCGTCGTGCCCGACAAGGCCGACCGCGTGTACAACTTCCACCGCAATACGCTGCACGCGCTGCAGGAGCTCGTGCAGGCGGCCGGCCTGTCGCATCCGTCGGAGCTGCGCGCGCATCACATCGTGCAGCGCATCGCGCCGCACGAGGTCCGGCTGATGTCGCAGTTGCTGAAGTACCTGAAGCCCGGCGCGCTGCTCGACGGCAACCATTGCGGCTTTACGCTGTACGACAAGTGGTGGCCGATTGCGCGCAGCGATTCGTTCACGCTCGGCGAGGCCGTGTACGCGTCGATCGAATGA
- a CDS encoding NAD(P)(+) transhydrogenase (Re/Si-specific) subunit beta has protein sequence MSINIVTLLYLVASVCFIQALKGLSNPKSARRGNLFGMVGMAIAILTTVALIVKQAAWLGANLPLGIALVLGALIVGGGVGAFVAARVEMTKMPELVAAMHSLIGLAAVCIAYAVVSEPEAFGLVPQDAVAANFIPYGNRVELFIGTFVGAITFSGSVIAFGKLSGKYKFRLFQGAPVVYAGQHLINLMLAIAMLGFGILFVVTQAWLPFIIMTAIAFVLGVLIIIPIGGADMPVVVSMLNSYSGWAAAGIGFSLNNAMLIIAGSLVGSSGAILSYIMCHAMNRSFFNVILGGFGGEAVAGGAAGAQEQRPVKSGSADDAAFMLGNAESVVIVPGYGLAVARAQHALKELTDKLIEKGIDVRYAIHPVAGRMPGHMNVLLAEAEVPYEIVLEMEDINGEFGQVDVVLVLGANDVVNPAAKNDPKSPIAGMPIIEAYKARTVIVNKRSMAAGYAGLDNDLFYMDKTMMVFGDAKKVIEEMVKAVD, from the coding sequence ATGAGCATCAACATCGTTACGCTGCTGTACCTCGTCGCATCGGTGTGCTTCATCCAGGCGCTCAAGGGGTTGTCTAACCCGAAGAGCGCGCGGCGCGGCAACCTGTTCGGGATGGTCGGGATGGCCATCGCGATCCTCACGACGGTCGCGCTGATCGTCAAGCAGGCGGCCTGGCTCGGCGCGAACCTGCCGCTCGGCATCGCGCTGGTGCTCGGCGCGCTGATCGTCGGCGGTGGTGTCGGTGCCTTCGTCGCTGCGCGCGTCGAGATGACGAAGATGCCGGAACTCGTCGCGGCGATGCATTCGCTGATCGGTCTCGCGGCCGTGTGCATCGCGTACGCGGTGGTGTCGGAGCCGGAAGCGTTCGGGCTCGTGCCGCAGGACGCCGTCGCGGCGAACTTCATTCCGTACGGCAATCGCGTCGAGCTGTTCATCGGCACGTTCGTCGGCGCGATCACGTTCTCCGGTTCGGTGATCGCGTTCGGCAAGCTGTCGGGCAAGTACAAGTTCCGGCTGTTCCAGGGCGCGCCGGTCGTGTATGCGGGCCAGCACCTGATCAACCTGATGCTCGCGATCGCGATGCTCGGCTTCGGCATCCTGTTCGTCGTCACGCAGGCGTGGCTGCCGTTCATCATCATGACGGCGATCGCGTTCGTGCTCGGCGTGCTGATCATCATCCCGATCGGCGGCGCGGACATGCCGGTGGTCGTGTCGATGCTGAACTCGTACTCGGGGTGGGCGGCAGCAGGCATCGGCTTCTCGCTGAACAACGCGATGTTGATCATCGCAGGCTCCCTGGTCGGCTCGTCGGGTGCGATCCTGTCGTACATCATGTGCCATGCGATGAACCGCTCGTTCTTCAACGTGATCCTCGGCGGCTTCGGCGGTGAAGCGGTGGCCGGCGGCGCGGCGGGCGCGCAGGAGCAGCGCCCGGTGAAGTCGGGTTCGGCCGACGATGCGGCGTTCATGCTCGGCAATGCGGAATCGGTCGTGATCGTGCCGGGCTATGGCCTCGCCGTCGCCCGTGCGCAGCACGCGCTGAAGGAACTGACCGACAAGCTGATCGAGAAGGGCATCGACGTGCGCTACGCGATCCACCCGGTCGCGGGGCGGATGCCGGGCCACATGAACGTGCTGCTCGCGGAAGCGGAAGTGCCGTACGAGATCGTGCTCGAGATGGAGGACATCAACGGCGAGTTCGGCCAGGTCGACGTGGTGCTGGTGCTCGGCGCGAACGACGTGGTGAACCCGGCCGCGAAGAACGATCCGAAATCGCCGATCGCGGGGATGCCGATCATCGAGGCGTACAAGGCGCGCACCGTGATCGTCAACAAGCGCTCGATGGCGGCCGGCTACGCGGGCCTCGACAACGACCTGTTCTACATGGACAAGACGATGATGGTGTTCGGCGATGCGAAGAAGGTCATCGAGGAGATGGTGAAGGCGGTCGATTAA
- a CDS encoding NUDIX hydrolase: MKPEIWTPHVTVAALVEHAGRFLVIEEETSAGLRINQPAGHLEAGETLADAVIRETLEETAHPFTPDALVGVYLAHYDRPGTAGATYLRFTFCGTAGEPVAGHALDDGIVRTLWMTAGELRACSERHRSPAVMRCVDDYLAGRRIPLDFVHTHSVAPRPEAFERQAVNK; the protein is encoded by the coding sequence ATGAAACCCGAAATCTGGACCCCGCATGTGACGGTCGCGGCGCTTGTCGAGCACGCCGGCCGCTTTCTCGTGATCGAGGAAGAAACCTCGGCGGGCCTGCGCATCAACCAGCCGGCAGGCCATCTCGAAGCCGGCGAGACGCTGGCCGACGCCGTGATCCGCGAGACGCTCGAGGAAACCGCGCACCCGTTCACGCCCGACGCGCTCGTCGGCGTCTATCTCGCGCACTACGACCGCCCCGGCACCGCCGGCGCGACCTACCTGCGCTTCACGTTCTGCGGCACGGCCGGCGAGCCGGTAGCGGGCCACGCACTCGACGACGGCATCGTCCGCACGCTGTGGATGACGGCCGGCGAACTGCGCGCGTGCAGCGAGCGCCACCGCTCGCCCGCGGTGATGCGCTGCGTCGACGACTACCTCGCCGGGCGGCGCATTCCGCTCGATTTCGTGCACACGCATTCGGTCGCGCCGCGTCCCGAAGCATTCGAACGTCAGGCGGTCAACAAATGA
- a CDS encoding Re/Si-specific NAD(P)(+) transhydrogenase subunit alpha, which translates to MHIGVPAETRANEARVAATPETVKKYAAAGHRVSIAKGAGIAASYPDEAYAAAGAELTDQSAAFDADIVLKVQAPTDTELPSLKRGSVLVGMLEPFNGEQAATLAAAGVTGFALEAAPRTTRAQSLDVLSSQANIAGYKAVLVAAALYPRFFPMLMTAAGTVKAARVLILGAGVAGLQAIATAKRLGAVIEASDVRPAVKEQIESLGAKFLDVPFETDEERDAAQGVGGYARPMPPSWLGRQAALVHERAKQADIVITTALIPGRPAPTLISVETAQSMKPGSVLVDLAAGRGPEFDGRKSGNCPLTVADQVIVHNGVTIAGYTNLAAMVASDASALYARNLLDFMKLIVTKEGTLNIDLTDDIVAATLLCRDGEVTRK; encoded by the coding sequence ATGCATATTGGAGTGCCTGCTGAAACGCGGGCCAACGAGGCGCGTGTGGCTGCGACGCCGGAAACCGTGAAGAAATACGCGGCTGCCGGCCATCGCGTCAGTATCGCGAAAGGGGCCGGCATCGCAGCCAGTTATCCCGACGAGGCCTATGCGGCCGCCGGTGCCGAATTGACCGACCAGTCGGCTGCTTTTGATGCCGACATCGTGCTGAAGGTCCAGGCACCCACCGACACCGAACTGCCATCGCTCAAGCGCGGCTCCGTGCTGGTCGGCATGCTCGAGCCGTTCAACGGCGAGCAGGCGGCGACACTCGCCGCGGCCGGCGTGACCGGCTTCGCGCTCGAGGCCGCGCCGCGCACCACGCGCGCGCAGAGTCTCGACGTGCTGTCGTCGCAGGCGAACATCGCGGGCTACAAGGCCGTGCTGGTCGCTGCGGCGCTGTATCCGCGCTTCTTTCCGATGCTGATGACGGCCGCCGGCACCGTGAAGGCGGCGCGCGTGCTGATCCTCGGCGCGGGCGTCGCGGGGCTGCAGGCGATCGCGACCGCGAAGCGGCTGGGCGCGGTGATCGAGGCCTCCGACGTGCGGCCGGCCGTGAAGGAGCAGATCGAGTCGCTCGGCGCGAAATTCCTCGACGTCCCGTTCGAAACCGACGAAGAGCGCGATGCCGCGCAGGGTGTCGGCGGCTATGCGCGCCCGATGCCGCCGTCGTGGCTCGGCCGCCAGGCCGCGCTCGTGCACGAGCGCGCGAAGCAGGCCGACATCGTGATCACCACCGCGCTGATTCCCGGACGCCCGGCGCCGACGCTGATCTCGGTCGAAACTGCGCAGTCGATGAAGCCGGGCTCGGTGCTCGTCGATCTCGCGGCCGGCCGTGGCCCGGAATTCGACGGCAGGAAGAGCGGCAACTGCCCGTTGACGGTCGCCGACCAGGTGATCGTGCACAACGGCGTGACGATCGCCGGCTACACGAACCTGGCGGCGATGGTCGCGTCGGACGCGTCGGCGCTGTACGCGCGCAACCTGCTCGACTTCATGAAGCTGATCGTCACGAAGGAAGGCACGCTGAACATCGACCTGACCGACGACATCGTCGCCGCGACACTGCTGTGCCGCGACGGCGAAGTCACGCGCAAATAA
- a CDS encoding NAD(P) transhydrogenase subunit alpha: MEVINHTVINVIIFVLAVYVGYHVVWNVTPALHTPLMAVTNAISAIVIVGAMLAAALTVGVTGKFFGTLAVALAAVNVFGGFLVTRRMLEMFRKKEPKAAKGGAR; encoded by the coding sequence ATGGAAGTCATCAATCACACGGTGATCAACGTGATCATCTTCGTGCTGGCGGTGTACGTCGGCTACCACGTCGTCTGGAACGTCACGCCGGCGCTGCATACGCCGCTGATGGCCGTGACCAACGCAATCTCGGCGATCGTGATCGTCGGCGCGATGCTGGCGGCGGCGCTCACCGTCGGCGTGACCGGCAAGTTCTTCGGCACGCTCGCCGTCGCGCTTGCGGCCGTCAACGTGTTCGGCGGCTTTCTCGTGACGAGGCGAATGCTCGAGATGTTCCGCAAGAAGGAGCCGAAGGCGGCGAAGGGGGGCGCGCGATGA
- a CDS encoding helix-turn-helix transcriptional regulator produces MTRRADRLFQIAELLRGRRLTTAQQLADWLSVSPRTVYRDVRDLQLSGVPIEGEAGIGYRLNRNASLPPLTFTAEELAALATGARMLETWGGARFAGGARSALAKIASAMPADKRTALDRLPVFAPSFHIDATFCAKVDAIHQAVDTHHVVSFGYRDRLGAHSQRRVWPLGLVYWGGRWTIGAWCELRGDFRTFDIARMGDITVHEQFPDMEGRRIADYMRIAEAPMR; encoded by the coding sequence ATGACGCGCCGTGCCGACCGCCTGTTCCAGATCGCCGAGCTCTTGCGCGGGCGGCGTCTCACGACCGCGCAGCAGCTGGCCGACTGGCTGTCGGTGTCGCCGCGCACGGTCTATCGCGACGTGCGCGACCTGCAACTGTCAGGGGTGCCGATCGAAGGCGAAGCCGGCATCGGCTACCGGCTGAACCGCAACGCGAGCCTGCCGCCGCTCACATTCACGGCCGAGGAGCTCGCGGCGCTCGCCACCGGCGCGCGCATGCTCGAAACCTGGGGCGGTGCGCGCTTCGCGGGCGGCGCCCGTTCGGCGCTCGCGAAGATCGCGTCCGCGATGCCGGCCGACAAGCGCACGGCGCTCGACCGCCTGCCCGTGTTCGCGCCGTCGTTCCATATCGACGCAACGTTTTGCGCGAAGGTCGACGCGATCCACCAGGCCGTCGACACGCACCACGTCGTCAGCTTCGGCTACCGCGACCGGCTCGGCGCGCATTCGCAACGCCGCGTGTGGCCGCTCGGGCTTGTCTACTGGGGCGGGCGCTGGACGATCGGCGCGTGGTGCGAGCTGCGCGGCGATTTCCGCACCTTCGATATCGCGCGGATGGGCGACATCACCGTGCACGAGCAGTTTCCGGACATGGAAGGACGGCGGATCGCCGACTACATGCGGATCGCGGAAGCGCCGATGCGCTGA
- a CDS encoding glutathione S-transferase family protein: protein MMKLIGSLGSPYVRKARIVLAEKKIDYKLELENVWSPDTNIHASNPLGKVPCLVMEDGAAVFDSRVICEYVDTLSPVGKLIPPSGRERVEVRCWEALCDGVLDASVAIRLEHTLRDEAQRSASWIARQQRKIDDGLVAMSQGLGSKTWCVGNHYTLADIALGCTLGYLDFRMPELNWREHHPNLDKHFVKLAQRQPFADTLPQG, encoded by the coding sequence ATGATGAAATTAATCGGTTCGCTCGGCAGCCCGTACGTCCGCAAGGCGCGGATCGTGCTTGCTGAAAAGAAGATCGACTATAAGCTGGAGCTCGAGAACGTGTGGAGCCCGGATACGAACATTCATGCGTCAAATCCGCTCGGCAAGGTGCCGTGTCTCGTGATGGAAGATGGCGCCGCGGTGTTCGATTCCCGCGTGATCTGCGAATACGTCGATACGCTGTCGCCGGTCGGCAAGCTGATCCCGCCTTCGGGCCGCGAGCGCGTCGAGGTGCGCTGCTGGGAAGCGTTGTGCGACGGCGTGCTCGACGCGTCGGTCGCGATCCGTCTCGAACACACGCTGCGCGACGAAGCGCAGCGCAGCGCGAGCTGGATCGCACGCCAGCAGCGCAAGATCGACGATGGCCTCGTCGCGATGTCGCAGGGCCTCGGTAGCAAGACGTGGTGTGTCGGTAATCATTACACGCTCGCCGACATCGCACTCGGCTGCACGCTCGGCTATCTCGACTTCCGGATGCCCGAACTCAACTGGCGCGAGCACCATCCGAACCTCGACAAGCATTTCGTGAAGCTGGCGCAGCGGCAACCGTTCGCCGATACGCTGCCGCAGGGCTGA
- the mnmA gene encoding tRNA 2-thiouridine(34) synthase MnmA: MSKRRVVVGMSGGVDSSVTAWLLKEQGYDVVGLFMKNWEDDDDGEYCSTRQDWIDVVSVADLIGIDVEAVNFAAEYKDRVFAEFLREYSAGRTPNPDVLCNAEIKFKAFLDHAMSLDAEMIATGHYARVRERDGRFELLKAFDHTKDQSYFLHRLNQAQLSKTMFPLGEIPKTKVREIAAQIGLPNAKKKDSTGICFIGERPFRDFLNRYLPTKPGPMKTPDGKVVGEHIGLAFYTFGQRKGIGLGGSKDGSGEPWFVAAKDIASNTLYVVQGHDHPWLLSRQLVAGNVSWVAGEPPAEGFASGAKTRYRQADAACTFARADGERFSLAFDDAQWAVTPGQSAVLYDGEICLGGGIIESAATGQAAPAEGHAPALADAR; the protein is encoded by the coding sequence ATGAGCAAGCGCCGGGTAGTGGTGGGCATGTCGGGCGGCGTCGATTCGTCGGTGACCGCGTGGCTGCTGAAGGAACAAGGGTACGACGTGGTCGGCCTGTTCATGAAGAACTGGGAAGACGACGACGACGGCGAATACTGCTCGACGCGCCAGGACTGGATCGACGTCGTGTCGGTGGCCGACCTGATTGGCATCGACGTGGAAGCCGTCAACTTCGCGGCGGAATACAAGGACCGCGTGTTCGCCGAATTCCTGCGCGAATACTCGGCCGGCCGCACGCCGAACCCCGACGTGCTGTGCAACGCGGAGATCAAGTTCAAGGCGTTCCTCGATCACGCGATGTCGCTCGACGCGGAAATGATCGCGACCGGCCACTATGCGCGCGTGCGCGAGCGCGACGGGCGTTTCGAACTGCTGAAGGCCTTCGATCATACGAAAGACCAGTCGTACTTCCTGCACCGGCTGAACCAGGCGCAACTGTCGAAGACGATGTTCCCGCTCGGCGAGATCCCGAAGACCAAAGTGCGCGAGATCGCCGCGCAGATCGGGCTGCCGAACGCGAAGAAAAAGGATTCGACGGGCATCTGCTTCATCGGCGAACGGCCGTTCCGCGATTTCCTGAACCGCTACCTTCCGACGAAACCCGGCCCGATGAAGACGCCCGACGGCAAGGTCGTCGGCGAGCACATCGGCCTCGCGTTCTATACGTTCGGCCAGCGCAAGGGCATCGGACTCGGCGGCAGCAAGGACGGCAGCGGCGAACCGTGGTTCGTCGCCGCGAAGGACATCGCGTCGAACACGCTATACGTCGTGCAGGGCCACGATCATCCGTGGCTGCTGTCGCGGCAGCTCGTCGCCGGCAACGTGAGCTGGGTTGCCGGCGAACCGCCGGCCGAAGGCTTCGCGTCCGGCGCGAAGACGCGCTACCGGCAGGCCGATGCGGCATGCACGTTCGCACGTGCCGACGGCGAGCGCTTCTCGCTCGCGTTCGACGACGCGCAGTGGGCCGTCACGCCCGGCCAGTCGGCCGTGCTGTACGACGGCGAGATCTGCCTCGGCGGCGGCATCATCGAGTCCGCGGCAACCGGCCAGGCGGCGCCCGCGGAGGGCCACGCGCCGGCGCTTGCCGACGCACGCTGA